A single window of Salvia splendens isolate huo1 chromosome 6, SspV2, whole genome shotgun sequence DNA harbors:
- the LOC121806829 gene encoding ABC transporter G family member 11-like isoform X1 translates to MIHTNDDMMMEMESAAACSLAWKDLTVKIGKTHTILHQLSGYAEPGTFTALIGPSGSGKSTLLDALSGRLSPDAFLSGSILLNGRKANLSFRTIAYVTQDESLLGTLTVRETIAYSARIRLPDGMPLSDKSEIVESTILEMGLQDCADTVIGNWHLRGISGGERRRVSIALEILMRPKLLFLDEPTTGLDSALAYFVTQTLRGLAKDQRTVIASIHQPSSQVFELFDKLCLLSRGRTVYFGQASKADQFFAGAGFPCPEFENPADHFIHCINSDFDKVKATLRGSMKLQFETDGDPLEKITVAEATEILVDSYRSSEYCYSANKKIEEISKLKGSVVDLKGSEASFLRQATALTQRSFVNMWRDFGYYRLRLVIYIFVAVCVGSVYYDIGTGYTSIQARGACSSFVVAVVTMMCIGGYPSFVEDMKVFQRERLNGHYGAAAFVVSNTLSAIPYLIVMNVMTATICYFMVGFHSGFWHYAYFILILYACLSVVESLMMAIACVVPDYHLGIVVGAGIQGIFMLAAGFFRLPNDMPKPVWRYPLSYISFHFWAIQGQYKNDLKGLMFDDISPYLPKLSGEFILENTFQIDIHQSKWVDLSIIFSMIIVYRLIFFVMIKANEDAIPWIRRYIASNQKNATS, encoded by the exons ATGATTCACACAaatgatgatatgatgatggAGATGGAATCCGCAGCTGCATGCAGTCTTGCGTGGAAGGATTTAACTGTGAAGATCGGGAAAACACACACTATTCTCCACCAACTATCCGGCTATGCTGAGCCAGGAACTTTCACCGCTCTCATCGGACCTTCCGGCTCCGGCAAGTCCACGCTGCTCGATGCCTTATCCGGCCGCCTCTCCCCCGATGCCTTCCTCTCTGGATCTATTCTCCTCAACGGCCGCAAGGCCAACTTATCTTTTCGAACCATT GCATATGTAACACAAGATGAGAGCTTGCTTGGGACTCTAACCGTTAGAGAAACAATTGCGTATTCAGCTCGGATCCGCCTCCCGGATGGGATGCCCTTGTCCGACAAGTCTGAGATCGTAGAAAGCACCATCCTAGAAATGGGACTTCAGGACTGTGCCGATACAGTGATCGGAAACTGGCACTTGCGAGGGATCAGCGGAGGCGAAAGGCGAAGAGTCAGCATTGCACTTGAGATCCTAATGAGGCCAAAATTGCTCTTTCTTGATGAACCAACCACTGGACTAGACAG TGCGTTGGCGTACTTTGTGACTCAGACGCTGCGCGGATTAGCGAAAGATCAACGGACAGTGATAGCGTCGATCCACCAGCCTAGCAGCCAAGTGTTTGAGCTGTTTGACAAGTTATGCTTGCTCTCTCGTGGCAGAACAGTCTACTTTGGCCAAGCATCAAAAGCTGACCAG TTCTTTGCTGGAGCCGGTTTTCCATGCCCTGAATTTGAGAACCCTGCCGATCACTTCATCCATTGCATCAACTCTGATTTCGACAAAGTGAAGGCAACTCTGAGAGGATCAATGAAGCTGCAG TTTGAGACAGATGGTGATCCTCTAGAAAAAATAACAGTAGCTGAAGCTACCGAAATTCTCGTAGACTCATATCGTAGCTCAGAATATTGTTATTCAGCAAATAAAAAGATTGAGGAAATATCCAAACTT AAAGGAAGTGTTGTAGATTTGAAAGGGAGTGAGGCGAGTTTCTTGAGACAAGCGACCGCATTGACACAACGATCGTTTGTTAATATGTGGAGGGATTTCGGGTATTATCGGCTGAGGCTTGTCATATACATCTTTGTTGCAGTCTGTGTTGGATCTGTTTACTATGACATAGGAACTGGTTATACTTCCATCCAG GCGAGGGGAGCATGTTCGTCTTTCGTCGTTGCTGTTGTGACCATGATGTGCATCGGAGGCTACCCCTCTTTTGTGGAGGATATGAAG GTTTTCCAAAGGGAGAGGCTGAATGGGCACTACGGTGCGGCCGCATTTGTTGTAAGCAACACTTTGTCAGCAATCCCATATTTGATAGTGATGAATGTAATGACAGCAACAATTTGCTATTTCATGGTGGGTTTCCACTCTGGTTTCTGGCACTATGCATACTTCATATTGATCCTATATGCTTGTTTGAGTGTGGTTGAGAGCCTCATGATGGCCATAGCTTGTGTTGTTCCTGATTACCACTTGGGGATCGTCGTCGGCGCCGGAATTCAG GGAATATTTATGCTTGCGGCTGGCTTCTTCCGACTCCCAAATGACATGCCAAAGCCTGTCTGGCGCTATCCTTTGTCATACATAAGTTTTCACTTTTGGGCTATACAG GGGCAATACAAGAATGATTTGAAAGGGTTGATGTTTGACGACATATCACCTTATCTGCCTAAGCTTTCAGGAGAGTTTATTTTGGAAAATACTTTTCAAATCGACATTCATCAATCGAAATGGGTTGATTTGAGCATTATATTCAGCATGATAATCGTATACAGGCTCATCTTCTTCGTAATGATCAAAGCCAATGAAGATGCCATACCATGGATTCGACGTTATATTGCCAGCAACCAAAAGAACGCAACCAGCTAG
- the LOC121806829 gene encoding ABC transporter G family member 11-like isoform X2, whose product MPLSDKSEIVESTILEMGLQDCADTVIGNWHLRGISGGERRRVSIALEILMRPKLLFLDEPTTGLDSALAYFVTQTLRGLAKDQRTVIASIHQPSSQVFELFDKLCLLSRGRTVYFGQASKADQFFAGAGFPCPEFENPADHFIHCINSDFDKVKATLRGSMKLQFETDGDPLEKITVAEATEILVDSYRSSEYCYSANKKIEEISKLKGSVVDLKGSEASFLRQATALTQRSFVNMWRDFGYYRLRLVIYIFVAVCVGSVYYDIGTGYTSIQARGACSSFVVAVVTMMCIGGYPSFVEDMKVFQRERLNGHYGAAAFVVSNTLSAIPYLIVMNVMTATICYFMVGFHSGFWHYAYFILILYACLSVVESLMMAIACVVPDYHLGIVVGAGIQGIFMLAAGFFRLPNDMPKPVWRYPLSYISFHFWAIQGQYKNDLKGLMFDDISPYLPKLSGEFILENTFQIDIHQSKWVDLSIIFSMIIVYRLIFFVMIKANEDAIPWIRRYIASNQKNATS is encoded by the exons ATGCCCTTGTCCGACAAGTCTGAGATCGTAGAAAGCACCATCCTAGAAATGGGACTTCAGGACTGTGCCGATACAGTGATCGGAAACTGGCACTTGCGAGGGATCAGCGGAGGCGAAAGGCGAAGAGTCAGCATTGCACTTGAGATCCTAATGAGGCCAAAATTGCTCTTTCTTGATGAACCAACCACTGGACTAGACAG TGCGTTGGCGTACTTTGTGACTCAGACGCTGCGCGGATTAGCGAAAGATCAACGGACAGTGATAGCGTCGATCCACCAGCCTAGCAGCCAAGTGTTTGAGCTGTTTGACAAGTTATGCTTGCTCTCTCGTGGCAGAACAGTCTACTTTGGCCAAGCATCAAAAGCTGACCAG TTCTTTGCTGGAGCCGGTTTTCCATGCCCTGAATTTGAGAACCCTGCCGATCACTTCATCCATTGCATCAACTCTGATTTCGACAAAGTGAAGGCAACTCTGAGAGGATCAATGAAGCTGCAG TTTGAGACAGATGGTGATCCTCTAGAAAAAATAACAGTAGCTGAAGCTACCGAAATTCTCGTAGACTCATATCGTAGCTCAGAATATTGTTATTCAGCAAATAAAAAGATTGAGGAAATATCCAAACTT AAAGGAAGTGTTGTAGATTTGAAAGGGAGTGAGGCGAGTTTCTTGAGACAAGCGACCGCATTGACACAACGATCGTTTGTTAATATGTGGAGGGATTTCGGGTATTATCGGCTGAGGCTTGTCATATACATCTTTGTTGCAGTCTGTGTTGGATCTGTTTACTATGACATAGGAACTGGTTATACTTCCATCCAG GCGAGGGGAGCATGTTCGTCTTTCGTCGTTGCTGTTGTGACCATGATGTGCATCGGAGGCTACCCCTCTTTTGTGGAGGATATGAAG GTTTTCCAAAGGGAGAGGCTGAATGGGCACTACGGTGCGGCCGCATTTGTTGTAAGCAACACTTTGTCAGCAATCCCATATTTGATAGTGATGAATGTAATGACAGCAACAATTTGCTATTTCATGGTGGGTTTCCACTCTGGTTTCTGGCACTATGCATACTTCATATTGATCCTATATGCTTGTTTGAGTGTGGTTGAGAGCCTCATGATGGCCATAGCTTGTGTTGTTCCTGATTACCACTTGGGGATCGTCGTCGGCGCCGGAATTCAG GGAATATTTATGCTTGCGGCTGGCTTCTTCCGACTCCCAAATGACATGCCAAAGCCTGTCTGGCGCTATCCTTTGTCATACATAAGTTTTCACTTTTGGGCTATACAG GGGCAATACAAGAATGATTTGAAAGGGTTGATGTTTGACGACATATCACCTTATCTGCCTAAGCTTTCAGGAGAGTTTATTTTGGAAAATACTTTTCAAATCGACATTCATCAATCGAAATGGGTTGATTTGAGCATTATATTCAGCATGATAATCGTATACAGGCTCATCTTCTTCGTAATGATCAAAGCCAATGAAGATGCCATACCATGGATTCGACGTTATATTGCCAGCAACCAAAAGAACGCAACCAGCTAG